Part of the Pseudodesulfovibrio hydrargyri genome is shown below.
CGCGCGGGGGCGCTGGAAGTCCTTCTGCCCTCCGTCCAGCCCGCCGACCTGTGGAAGGAGACCGGCCGCTGGGAGTACTACGGCAAGGAACTCCTCCGCTTCAAGGACCGCCACGACCGCGACTACTGCCTCGGACCGACCCACGAGGAGGTCATCACCGACCTGGTGCGCGGCGAGATCAAGTCCTACAAGCAGCTGCCGGTCAACCTCTACCAGGTGCAGACCAAGTTCCGCGACGAGATCCGCCCCCGGTTCGGGCTCATGCGCGGCCGCGAGTTCATCATGAAGGACGGCTACTCCTTCGACCGCGACGAGGCGGGTGCGGAGCAGTCCTATTGGGACATGTTCAACGCCTACAAGGCCGCGTTCTCGCGCATCGGCCTGCGTTTCAAGCCGGTCCAGGCCGACTCCGGGGCCATCGGCGGCGACTTCTCCCATGAATTCATGGTCCTGGCCGAGACCGGCGAGGACACCATCGCCTCCTGCCTGTCCTGCGACTTCGCGGCCAATCTGGAAAAGGCCAGGGTCAACGCGCCCGAGAACGCGTCCATCGACGAAGCCGCCGTGCCGCCCATGGAGGAGATCGCCACCCCGGGTGCCCACACCGTGGACGAGGTCTGCGGATTCCTCAAGATTTCCCCGGACAAGCTGGTCAAGACCCTGCTTTTCGTGGTCGACGGTCGGCCCGTGGCCGGGCTGGTGCGCGGCGACCGCGAACTCAACGACATCAAGCTGCGCAACCTGGTGGGCGGCAATGAGATCGAGCTGGCCGACGAGGCCCTGGTCAGGAAGCTGACCAACGCGCCGGTCGGTTTCGCCGGTCCCGCCGGGCTGGACCCCGAGGTGCCCGTCTACGCGGACCACGAACTGCTCGGTGCCACCGACTGGGTGGCCGGAGCCAACAAGGGCGACACCCACGTGCTGCACCTGGCGCTCGGCCGCGACTGCGAGATCGCCCAATACGCGGACCTGCGCGTCATCGAGCCCACCGACGTCTGCCCGGAATGCGGCGGCGAGATCGAATTCACCAAGGGCATCGAGGTCGGCCACGTCTTCAAGCTCGGCCTCAAATACTCCAAGAAGATGGAAGCCACCTTCCTGGACGAGAACGGCAAGTCCCAATACATGATAATGGGCTGCTACGGCATCGGCGTGTCGCGCATCGTAGCCTCGGCCATCGAGCAGAACTTCGACGACAACGGCTGCTGCTTCCCGCCGTCCATCGCCCCGTTCGAGGTCTGCCTGATCTCGCTCGGCGGCAAGGACCAGGACGTGGCCGACAAGGCCGAGGAACTCTACGCCGAACTGCAAAAACTCGGTGTGGACGCGGCCTTCGACGACCGGGGCGAGCGCCCCGGCGTCAAGTTCGCCGAGGCCGACCTGATCGGCTACCCCATGCAGCTCGTGCTTGGCGGCAAGGGCCTCAAGAACGGCATCATCGAAGCCAAGGACCGTAAGACAGGCGAAAAGATCGAGCTCCCGCTCGACACCTTCGCCGAGTCCTTCACCGCTTGGCGAAACCGGATCTGGAACAACTGGGGCCTCCAAACCCCCTAGATTCCGCACGTTCGTTGACATTGCAAACTCCCCGGCGCGGAATCGCGCCGGGGAGTTTTTTTGTTTGCCCCCGGCCCCCCATCCCCATCCTTTCCGAAACTTTTTATGCGCTTCGCGGGGGTGGCGGATTGAGGGAGGGCGAGTTGTTGCCTTTGAGGCACGGCAAGCGGCGTTTGCACGGCCCCCGCGAAGCGGCGCTAAAAAGTTTTGAAGGGGAGTCCAGAGGGGAAACTTTTTCAAAAGTTTTCCCTCTGGCCGCCGGAGGCATTCTTCCCCTCCGCGCTTTCCGGTTGAAGCGTGGAGGTGGGGGTGGTAGGTTGTGATCGGCCGGGAAAACCATATGGGAGAAAGACTATGACTATCGAGAGCGGCATTGCCTTGGCCTTGGCCACGCTGGTGTTCGCGTGCATTCCGGGGCCGGGCATTTCGGCTGTGGTGGCGCAGTCGCTGGCGCGCGGTTTCAAGGCCGGGGCGGGGTTCACCTGCGGGCTGGCTCTGGGCGACGTGTGTTACCTGCTGACCGCCCTGTTCGGCATGGGCTGGGTGGCCTCGCGGATCGGGCCGTATTTCGTCGTCTTGAAATGGGCGGGCGCGGCCTATCTGGTGTACATGGGCGTGAAGTGCTGGCGGGCCAGACCGAATATTGAGCAGGCCGAGTGCGCGTTGCCGGTCCGTCCGGGACGCAGCTTCCTGGCCGGGCTGTGCGTGACGCTGGGCAACCCCAAGGCCATCGCCTTCTATTGCGGCTTTTTGCCCGGCTTCGTGGACATGCGGGCCCTGACCGGTTCCGATGTGATTTTGGTCATGTCCATCATCGTTCCGATCATCGCCACGGTCCCGCTGATCTACGCCGCACTTGCCGCGCGCGGCCGCCACGCCATCCGCTCGACCCGGCTGTGGAAGGCCATGAACCGCACGGCCGGCACGATCATGATCGGCGCGGGCGTAGCCATTGCTTCGGAGTAAGCTGAATAAACATGAAATAAACCGGACCCCCGATCCCTCCCCACCGCGAAGCGGCAATAAAAAGTTTAGGAAGGATGAGGGGATGGGGGTCCGGGGGAAGGGGAGAAGGGAAGCCCTTTTCAAAGGGTTCCCTTCTCCCCTTCCCCCGGCCGCCGGAGGCATTCTTTGTCCAATATACTGACCGTTTCCGAACTGACCAAGTCCGTCAAGGCGTTGCTGGAGGCCGAGTTTCCGTTCGTCTGGGTGCGGGGGCAGGTTTCGAATCTGGCGCGTCCGGCGTCCGGGCACGTGTACTTCACGCTGACCGACGGAGACGCGGCTCTGTCCGTGGTCTGGTTCAAGTCGTCGCAGGCCTCGGCCGAGTCCGTGGACCGGGGCGGGGAGCGGGTTAATCCGCTCACCGGCGAAATCGAGGAGGAGCGGGGCGGCACGGCCCTGACCGGCTCCGGGCTGGAGGACGGCATGGAGGTGCTGTGCGCGGGAAGGCTCAACGTGTACGAGCCGCGTGGCCAGTACCAGCTGGTGGCCGAACTGGTCCAGGCCCGGGGCGTGGGCGACCTGGCGGTGGCCTTCGAGGCGCTCAAGAAGAAGCTGGCGGCCAAGGGATATTTCGACGAGGACCGCAAACTGGAGCTGCCGCGCGACCCCAAGCGGGTGGCGGTGGTCACCTCCAAATCCGGCGCGGCCATCCGGGATTTCCTGCGCATCGCGGACACGCGCGGCACCGGGGCGGAGATACGGATTTATCCGGTCCTGGTCCAGGGCGACCGGGCCCCGGCCCAGATCGCGGCGGCACTGGACCAGGTGGACGGCGAGGGCTGGGCCGAGGTGGTCGTGCTCATCCGCGGCGGCGGGTCGCTGGAGGATCTGTGGGCGTTCAACACCGAGGAGGTGGCGGACGCCATCTACCGGGCGCGGCTGCCCGTGCTCACCGGCGTGGGCCATGAACCGGACGTGTCCATCGCGGATTTCGTGGCCGACAAGCGCGCGGCCACCCCGTCCCATGCGGCCCAGGAGCTGTGGCCCCGGCGCGAGACCCTGGCCCAGAAAGTGGACGTCCTGGACCTGGGGCTGGCGCGGGCGTATGCGGCCTGGCTGTCGGGCAAGGAGGGCGGTTTCGAGCACCTGCGCAAGGCGCTGGTCTGGCTGTCGCCCCAGCGGCGGCTGGAGCGCATGGAGGACCGTTTTTCCGCGCTCATGTCCCGGTTGCAGGGCGCGGGGCTGGACCATTATTTCGAGCGCGCGGAACAGGGCGCGCGGGCGGCCGAGGGGTTGTCCCGGGCATTCGGCACGCACAAACTGGACGGGCTTTCGCGCGACGCGGCCGGGCTGGCGCACCGTTTGGACCGGGCGTTTGGGCCGGGGCGCGTGGACGGGCTGGCCGGGGCCGTGGACGGGCTCGGGCGCAGGCTGGACAAATCCGGACGGGGCGCGGCCGAGACTGCTACGCAGCGGCTGGCCGTGCTCGAGACCGCGTTGCGCGGGCTGGACCCCGAGGGGCCGCTGGATCGCGGATACGCCCTGGTGCGCGTGGCCGGGACCGGCGAATTTTTACGTGACCCGAGAAGGGTGACGAAGGGCGACGCACTTGATATCACGGTCCGTGACGGCCGAGTGGCGGCCACGGTGACGGACACCCGACCCAACGAGGAATAGAGGTTTATGCAACGGTTTTTTCTGCTGGCGATATTGACGGCCCTGCTCGGTTTTCCCTTGAATGCCCTGGCCCAGGATCAGACTCCGGTTCAGGATCAGGCCCCGGTCCAGGATCAGGTGGAGACACAGGAACAGGCCCCGGCCTTCGGGCTTCAGGAGGGGGACAGTCCCGCCCTGGTGACCAAGGATGAGGCCCCGGCTGCGGCCGAGGCCGAGCCCGCGCCGGTCCAGTCGGCTCCGGCCCTGGTGCTGGCCGCGCCGAGCAAGGCGGGGGTGGGCAAGCCGTTCCTGGTCCGACTGACCTCGGACCTGCCGCTGGAGTCGGTTTCCGTGCACTGGCAGGGGCGCGAGGTGGTTCCGTCCATCTCGGTCTGGAACAACCGGCACGTGGCCCTGGCCATGCTCGGCACGGACGTGCTCACCGAGCGGCCCGGCAAGGAGGAGCTGGTGGTCATCGCCTCGGTGGACGGCAAGGAAAGCTCCTTGCGCCGCACCGTGCGCATCACCCCGGAGGACTATCCGAAACAGGAATTGACACTGCCCGAGAAGATGGTCACCCCGCCCAAGGGCGTGTATGCGCGCATCGAGGCCGAGGGCAAACAGACCACGGAGGCCAAGAACACGGTCTCGGCCATGCGCCTGTGGCGGCTGCCGCTCGAGCGGCCCGTGCAGGGCAAGGTCCTGTCCGTGTACGGCGCGCAGCGCATCCTCAACGGCAAGCCCAAGAACCCGCACCGGGGGCTGGACTTCCGTTCGCCCATGGGCAATCCGATCAAGTGCGTGGCCGACGGCAGGGTCATCCTGGTGGGAGACCACTACTACGCGGGCAATTCCGTCTACGTGGATCACGGCAACGGAGTGGTCTCCATGTATTTCCACATGTCCGAGCCCACGGTGAAGGAGGGCGACGAGATCAAGCGCGGCCAGACCGTGGGTTTGACCGGCATGAGCGGACGGGCCACCGGGCCGCACCTGCACTTCTCCCTGTCGGTCCTGGGCGATCTGGTCGATCCCGCGCCGCTGTTCTCCACGACCGCCGACAACATGCTGCAATGACCATTGGTTGATCGATAGCCATGAAGAATCGCAAACTTTTCGGTAAGCGGCCCTGGCCGCTGTTCCCTTGTCTGACCCTCCTGTGTTGCCTCTGCCTGCCGGGCCTGGCCCTGGCGGGCGGCATGGTCGATGTCCAGGCCCCCGACGCCGTGGGCCGGGGCAAGGCCTTCGCGGTCCGCATCTCCACCTGGTACCCGCTTGAGGACCTGGAGGTGCGCTGGAACGGCAGGAGCGTGCACCCGGCCGTGATCCAGGACGGCGAGCGGTCCGAGGCCGTGCTGCTGCTCGGCGTGGGCCTGCGCGGCGAGACCGGGACGTACACGCTGGACGTGGTCGCCCGTATCTGGGGCCATGAGCGCCGCTTCTCCCGGACCGTCGAGGTCGGGGAATCCGAGTGGGGCACCGAGACTCTGTCCGTGCCCCCGAAGATGGTCCGCCCGCCCGCGTCCGAGCAGGCGCGCATCGAAAAGGACCGCGAGCTGATGCGCGCCGCCCTGGCCCAGGCCTCGCCCGAGCGCTACTGGACCGCGCCCCTTTTCCGGCCGGTCAAGGGCAAGATGCTCAGCCGGTTCGGGCTGTACCGGACTTTCAACGGCAACGTGGCGTCCCGGCACACCGGCCAGGACTTCCGGGCCTGGCTCGGCACGCCCATCCACGCCGTGGCCGCAGGGAAGGTCGTCCTCACGCGCAATCTCTACTACGGCGGGAACACGGTGCTCATCGACCACGGCAACGGCTTTTTCTCCATGTCCTGCCACCTGTCCAAGACAAAGGTGAAGGAAGGGGATATGGTCGGGGCCGGGCAGGTCGTGGGCCTGTCCGGGGCCACCGGGCGCGTCACCGGCGCCCATTTGCACCTGGCCGTGTTCGTGCTCGGGGCGGTGGTCGATCCGGCGCCGTTCTTCGATGGGACGTTTTTGGTTGAAAGTAATGAAAAGTGAATTAATCTGAATAGTAGTAGATAGGCTGAACAAATCAACCGTGGCCGGGACACGGAAGAGCCGGTCCCGGTCGCGCCGATCGTCCGGATTTTCCGGAACCTGAAGATTCGCACCCTGCGGAGCACGGGAATATGGAGAGAGACATGGCAACGACAAGCTTCGAAGACCGTCTGGAGAGGCTCAAGCTCGTGGTCGAGCAGTTGGAGCGCGGCGACCTGCCCCTTGAGGAGGGCGTGGCCCTGTACAAGGAGGGGCTCGAACTGGTCAAGGCGTGCGGCAAGCAGCTGGAGACCGCCCGGCACGAGGTCAAGCTCGTGTCCGAAGGGCTGGTCCGCGAGTTCGACGCGCTCGAGGCGCTGACCTCGGAAACGGAGGACGAACAGTGACCTTCAAAGACGATCTGGGCCGCCGCGCGGCCGAGGTGGAAGGCTATCTGGTCGCCTGCCTGCGGGACAAGGGCATCCCGGACCGGCTGCTCAAGTCCATGGAATACTCCCTGCTGGCCGGGGGCAAGCGGCTGCGGCCGGTGCTGGTCCTGTCCTGGAACGGGCTGCTCGGCGGGGAAGCGGCCAAGGCCATGCCCTTTGCCGCCTCGCTGGAGTGTATCCATACCTATTCGCTGATCCACGACGACCTGCCCGCCATGGACGACGACGACCTGCGGCGCGGGCGTCCGTCCAACCACAAGCAGTTCGACGAGGCCACGGCCATCCTGGCGGGCGACGGGCTGCTGACCGAGGCCTTCGGGCTGATGGCCGCCGCGTCCCTGGTCGAGGGGCTGCCCGCCGACCGCGTGCTGCGGGCGGTTTCCGTGCTGGCCCGGGCGGCCGGAGCGGGCGGCATGGTCGGCGGCCAGACCGTGGACATGGAGCTGACCGGGCGCACGGGCGTGCCGCTGGGGGAGCTCAAGAAGATGCACGCCATGAAGACCGGGGCGCTGCTGACCGCCTCCTGCGAGTGCGGGGCGATCCTGGCCGGGGCCGGGGAGACGGATATCGACAACGCCCGCGAGTTCGGGCGCAAGATCGGCGTGGCTTTCCAGATCGTGGACGACGTGCTCGACGTGGTCGGCGACACCGCGACCCTGGGCAAGCCCGCGGGCAGCGACGAGGCCATGGGCAAGACCACCTATCCGGCGCTCATCGGGCTGGACAGGAGCAAAACCCTGGCCCGGGAGTACGTGGACGAGGCGTTGACGCATTTGTCGGGCTATTTCGGGTCGGAACAGGAGTTCCTATGGCAATTGGCCCGATACATAGTAGACAGGGTGTATTGATTGCACTAGGATTTCGCTTCCATGATCAAAGACCCCAAACAGACAGCCATCCTGTCCAAGATCCACAAGCCCGGTGACGTCCGCGCCCTGGAAGGCGACCAGATCGACATTCTGGCCCAGGAATTGCGCGACATCATCATCAGCCAGGTGTCGGCCCACGGCGGCCACCTGGCCCCGTCGCTGGGCGTGATCGAGCTGACGCTCGCCCTGTTTAGGTCCTTCGACCTGGAGCGGGACAAGCTGGTCTGGGACGTGGGACACCAGGCGTACGCCCACAAGTTGCTCACCGGCCGCGCCGACGAGTTCCACACCCTGCGCCAGAAGGGCGGCCTGTCCGGCTTCCCGCGCATGGCCGAGTCGCACTACGACCACTTTGGCGTGGGCCATTCGTCCACCTCCATCTCGGCCGCGTTGGGCATGGCCATGGCCCGCGACCTCAAGGGCGAGGACCACGAGGTGGTGGCGGTCATCGGCGACGGCTCCCTGACCGCCGGGCTGGCCTTCGAGGGGCTGAACCAGGCGGGGGACCTGGGCAGCAAGATGGTCGTGGTCCTGAACGACAACGAGATGTCCATCTCCAAGAACGTGGGCGCGCTGTCGCAGTTTCTGAGCCGCAAGATGACCACCCCGTTTCTGCAGCGGCTCAAGAGCGACGTGGAGGGGCTGCTGGCGACCATTCCCAAGATCGGCGACGATCTGGCCGGGTATGCCAAGCGGTACGGCGATTCGGTCAAGTCCTTCTTCACCCCGGGCATCCTGTTCGAGGCCTTCCATTTCACCTACGTGGGCCCCATCGA
Proteins encoded:
- a CDS encoding proline--tRNA ligase, with translation MRLSRYYIPTLKEDPADAEVVSHKLLMRAGMIRKLTSGIYNYLPLGLRSINKVARIVREEMDRAGALEVLLPSVQPADLWKETGRWEYYGKELLRFKDRHDRDYCLGPTHEEVITDLVRGEIKSYKQLPVNLYQVQTKFRDEIRPRFGLMRGREFIMKDGYSFDRDEAGAEQSYWDMFNAYKAAFSRIGLRFKPVQADSGAIGGDFSHEFMVLAETGEDTIASCLSCDFAANLEKARVNAPENASIDEAAVPPMEEIATPGAHTVDEVCGFLKISPDKLVKTLLFVVDGRPVAGLVRGDRELNDIKLRNLVGGNEIELADEALVRKLTNAPVGFAGPAGLDPEVPVYADHELLGATDWVAGANKGDTHVLHLALGRDCEIAQYADLRVIEPTDVCPECGGEIEFTKGIEVGHVFKLGLKYSKKMEATFLDENGKSQYMIMGCYGIGVSRIVASAIEQNFDDNGCCFPPSIAPFEVCLISLGGKDQDVADKAEELYAELQKLGVDAAFDDRGERPGVKFAEADLIGYPMQLVLGGKGLKNGIIEAKDRKTGEKIELPLDTFAESFTAWRNRIWNNWGLQTP
- a CDS encoding LysE family translocator, with translation MTIESGIALALATLVFACIPGPGISAVVAQSLARGFKAGAGFTCGLALGDVCYLLTALFGMGWVASRIGPYFVVLKWAGAAYLVYMGVKCWRARPNIEQAECALPVRPGRSFLAGLCVTLGNPKAIAFYCGFLPGFVDMRALTGSDVILVMSIIVPIIATVPLIYAALAARGRHAIRSTRLWKAMNRTAGTIMIGAGVAIASE
- the xseA gene encoding exodeoxyribonuclease VII large subunit, which gives rise to MSNILTVSELTKSVKALLEAEFPFVWVRGQVSNLARPASGHVYFTLTDGDAALSVVWFKSSQASAESVDRGGERVNPLTGEIEEERGGTALTGSGLEDGMEVLCAGRLNVYEPRGQYQLVAELVQARGVGDLAVAFEALKKKLAAKGYFDEDRKLELPRDPKRVAVVTSKSGAAIRDFLRIADTRGTGAEIRIYPVLVQGDRAPAQIAAALDQVDGEGWAEVVVLIRGGGSLEDLWAFNTEEVADAIYRARLPVLTGVGHEPDVSIADFVADKRAATPSHAAQELWPRRETLAQKVDVLDLGLARAYAAWLSGKEGGFEHLRKALVWLSPQRRLERMEDRFSALMSRLQGAGLDHYFERAEQGARAAEGLSRAFGTHKLDGLSRDAAGLAHRLDRAFGPGRVDGLAGAVDGLGRRLDKSGRGAAETATQRLAVLETALRGLDPEGPLDRGYALVRVAGTGEFLRDPRRVTKGDALDITVRDGRVAATVTDTRPNEE
- a CDS encoding M23 family metallopeptidase is translated as MQRFFLLAILTALLGFPLNALAQDQTPVQDQAPVQDQVETQEQAPAFGLQEGDSPALVTKDEAPAAAEAEPAPVQSAPALVLAAPSKAGVGKPFLVRLTSDLPLESVSVHWQGREVVPSISVWNNRHVALAMLGTDVLTERPGKEELVVIASVDGKESSLRRTVRITPEDYPKQELTLPEKMVTPPKGVYARIEAEGKQTTEAKNTVSAMRLWRLPLERPVQGKVLSVYGAQRILNGKPKNPHRGLDFRSPMGNPIKCVADGRVILVGDHYYAGNSVYVDHGNGVVSMYFHMSEPTVKEGDEIKRGQTVGLTGMSGRATGPHLHFSLSVLGDLVDPAPLFSTTADNMLQ
- a CDS encoding M23 family metallopeptidase; its protein translation is MKNRKLFGKRPWPLFPCLTLLCCLCLPGLALAGGMVDVQAPDAVGRGKAFAVRISTWYPLEDLEVRWNGRSVHPAVIQDGERSEAVLLLGVGLRGETGTYTLDVVARIWGHERRFSRTVEVGESEWGTETLSVPPKMVRPPASEQARIEKDRELMRAALAQASPERYWTAPLFRPVKGKMLSRFGLYRTFNGNVASRHTGQDFRAWLGTPIHAVAAGKVVLTRNLYYGGNTVLIDHGNGFFSMSCHLSKTKVKEGDMVGAGQVVGLSGATGRVTGAHLHLAVFVLGAVVDPAPFFDGTFLVESNEK
- the xseB gene encoding exodeoxyribonuclease VII small subunit — translated: MATTSFEDRLERLKLVVEQLERGDLPLEEGVALYKEGLELVKACGKQLETARHEVKLVSEGLVREFDALEALTSETEDEQ
- a CDS encoding polyprenyl synthetase family protein, producing the protein MTFKDDLGRRAAEVEGYLVACLRDKGIPDRLLKSMEYSLLAGGKRLRPVLVLSWNGLLGGEAAKAMPFAASLECIHTYSLIHDDLPAMDDDDLRRGRPSNHKQFDEATAILAGDGLLTEAFGLMAAASLVEGLPADRVLRAVSVLARAAGAGGMVGGQTVDMELTGRTGVPLGELKKMHAMKTGALLTASCECGAILAGAGETDIDNAREFGRKIGVAFQIVDDVLDVVGDTATLGKPAGSDEAMGKTTYPALIGLDRSKTLAREYVDEALTHLSGYFGSEQEFLWQLARYIVDRVY